TGTAGCACATGCCGTTGATCAAGGATGAGCCGCCCAGGCCCTTGCCGCGTCCGCACTCCATACGGCGGTTGTTCATGTACGGCTCGGGTTCGGTCTCGTAGGCCCAGTTGTAGCGCCGCCCCTGCAGCGGGAAGGCCAGGGCGGCCGGCATCTGGGTGCGGAAATCGAGGCGGTAATCTGGGCCGCCAGCTTCCAGCAGCAGTACGCTGACGTCTGCGTCTTCGGTTAGCCGGGTGGCCAGGACGTTACCGGCCGAACCGGCGCCGATGATGATGTAGTCGAATTCCTGGGTCATGGCTCCTCCTGTCGCCCGGCTGCGAGCCGGGAAAACCTGGATGAATGTCCCCGGATGGCATCCGGGCTACGGGGGCGGCGATTCTTTGTAGGAGCGGATTCATCCGCGATGTCTTTCGCGGCTGAAGCGGTGCGCCGCCCGGCCGCTCCCACAGAACGATGTTCAGAACACTGACGCGTAATCGCCCATTTCCAGCTGTACCGACTTGATGCGGGTGTAGTGGCCGAGGGTGACCAGGCCGTTCTCACGGCCGACGCCGGACTGCTTGTAGCCGCCCACCGGCATTTCGGCCGGCGACTCACCCCAGGTGTTGATCCAGCAGATGCCGGCTTCCAGCTTGTGGATCACCCGGTGCGCGCGGTTCAGATCGCGAGTCACCACGCCGGCAGCCAGGCCGTAGTCGGTATCGTTGGCGCGGCGGATCACTTCCTCTTCGCTGTCGTAGATGAGGATGCTCATCACCGGGCCGAAGATTTCCTCGCGCACGATGCTCATGTCGTCGCGGCAGTCGGTGAACACGGTCGGCGCCACGTAGGCGCCCTTGGCGTAGTCGCCATCCGTGACGCGTGAACCGCCGATCAGCAGGCGCGCGCCCTCTTTGCGGCCCTGCTCGATGTAGCCGAGCACGCTTTCCATGTGCGCGTAGCTCACCAGCGGGCCGAAGTTGGTGGTGTCGCCGAGCGGATCGCCTAGGCGGATGCGCTTGACGCGCTCCAGCACCTTGGCCTCGAAGCGCGCTTGCAGCATGCGCGGTACGAACACGCGGGTGCCGTTGGTGCATACCTGGCCGGAACTGTAGAAGTTGGCCATCACCGCGATGTCGGCGGCGCGGTCCAGATCGGCGTCCTCGAACACGATCAGCGGCGACTTGCCGCCCAGCTCCATGGTCACTTCCTTGAGGCTGGAACTGGAGGCGCTGGCCATCACTTTCTTGCCGGTGACGGTGCCGCCGGTGAAGGAGATCTTCTCGATACCCGGATGCTCGGTCAGCCACTGGCCGACTTCGCGACCGCTGCCGGTGAGCACGTTGAACACGCCGTCGGGCAGGCCGGCTGCGGTATAGATCTCGGCCAGTTTCAGTGCGGTCAGCGAGGTGACTTCGCTGGGCTTGAAGATCATCGCGTTACCGGCGGCCAGGGCCGGAGCGGACTTCCACAGGGCGATCTGGATCGGGTAGTTCCAGGCACCGATGCCGGCGACCACGCCCAGCGGTTCGCGACGGGTGTAGACGAAAGAGGTCTCGCGCAGCGGGATCTGCTCGCCTTCGATGGCCGGGATCAGGCCAGCGTAGTACTCCAGCACGTCGGCGCCGGTAACGATATCGACGTAGCGGGTTTCCGACAGTGGCTTGCCGGTGTCGAGGGTTTCCAGCTCGGCCAGCTCGTCGTTGCGCTCACGCAGGATGTCGACGGCCTTGCGCAGGATGCGCGAGCGCTGCATGGCGGTCATCGCTGCCCACACCTTCTGCCCTTCGGTGGCACTGGCCACGGCACGGTCGACGTCGGCCTGGCTGGCGCGCTGCACCTTGGCCAGCACCTCACCGGTGGCCGGGTTGATGCTGTCGAAGGTTTCTCCACTGCTGGCGGCGACGTACTGACCACCGATGTAGAGCTGCTGTTCGGAGAAACGGGGCATGGGCTGTCCTCTGCACTTGGCAATCTGCTAAGAGAACAGCCTATTTTATTTAAATTGAACGATCAATCAACAAAAACGACAGCGCGCAGCCAAACGCGACATGCACGCGGGCGAACGGTCGTCCGTAGGGTGCGCCATGCGCACCTAGCGATCTAAGAGCGTGTTCAAAGTCTGCTGCGCGTCGGCCATGCAGCGTTGAAATCAAGCTGGAACGCCAGCCCGGTCAGAATGCTCATTTACAGCTCGTAAAGTCGAACGCGACTCCGAGCGTTCTTCGCACGATTCGCGGGGCCGCCATCGGTATTGCCTGGCTCTAGCTCGCGAGACTTTGAACAGGCTCTAAATGATCAGAAGAGGGGGTTGTACGCGGTGCGCACAGCGCACCCTACAAGGCCTTGGCCAACTGCAGGTCGAGATAGTCGTAAGCGATGCGGCGCGCCTGTTCGGTGTCGAAGGCCTCGCCGGACAGCGCGCCGCGCAGCCACAGGCCGTCGATCAGCGAAGCCAGCCCACGGGCGGCGAAGCGCGCCTGATCCTGCGGCAGTGCGCGATGGAACTGGCCACACAGGTTGGAGTAGAGGCGGTGATCATTGACCCGCTGCAGGCGGCGCAGGGCCGGCTGATGCATGCTGCTGGCCCAGAACGCCAGCCAGGTTTTCATCGCCGGACCGCTGACCTGGCTGTCGTCGAAGTTACCATCGATCATCGCCTTCAGGTGTGCCCGAGGGCTGTCCTCGCGCAATGCGCGACGGCGTTCTCCCACGGCATTGCTGAGCGCCTGCATCAAATGGCGCATGGTCGCTTCGAGCAGCCCGTTCTTGTCGTTGAAGTAGTGGCTGATGATGCCGTTCGACACCCCCGCCAGGCGGGCGATATAGGCGATGCTGGCATCGGCCATGCCGACCTGGTCGACCGCTTCCAGGGTGGCGGCGATCAGTTGCGAACGACGAATGGGCTGCATGCCGACCTTGGGCATGGGGATCTCCAGCGGGTGAAGTTGGGCCGGAGTCTAGGCGGATTTTGATCGTTCGATCAATCAAGCGAGGTGGGGAGCGGGGGGCGGGGCGCCGATTCCGCAGGCTGTCACGGGGCCACCTTGGCCGTGCACACCGCCTTATCATCGGTGCCTGCGGTGCACACGCGACCTTGCGACATCCTACGGAAACGACAAAGCGGGCCGAAGCCCGCTTTGTGATGCGACAGGGTGAGGCTTACTTCAGCCATTCCGCAACGCGGTCCGGGTTCTGGGCGATCCAGTCCTTGGCAGCCTGGTCAGGCTTGGCGCCTTCGCGGATGGCCAGCATGACTGCACCGACTTCTTCGCCGCTCCAGGAAATCTTGCTGAGGAAAGCAGCAGCGTCGGCGGCCTTGCCCTTCAGTTCCGGGTTGGCCACGGTGTCGACACGCTCGTCGTCGCCGAAGACTTTCTTCGGATCTTCAAGGAAGCGCAGTTTCCACTTGGCGAACATCCAGTGCGGAATCCAGCCGGTGACCACGATCGGCTTCTGCGCCTTCTCGGCACGGGTCAGGGCGGTGGCCATGGCCGGGCCCGAGCTCGGCATCAGCTTGATGCTGGCCAGGTTGTATTCCTTGATGGCGTCTTCGGTGCGGCGCATCACGCCGGCACCGGCGTCGATACCGGTGATCTTGCCGTCGAAGTCCTTGGCGTATTTTTCCAGGTCTTCGATGGTCTTGGCTTGTACGTAGTCCGGCACGATCAGGCCGATCTTGGCGCCGGAGTAGTTGGTGCCGAGGATTTCCACCTTGTCCTTGAGCTTGTCGTAGTACTCGCCGTGGGTAGCCGGCAGCCAGGCGGAGAGGGTGGCATCGAGGTCGCCACGGGCCACGCCCTGCCACATGATGGCGGGTTCGACCGGCTTCAGCTCGACGCTGTAGCCGAGTTTGCTTTGCAGGATTTCACCGGCGACATGGGTGACGGCGACGCTGTCGTCCCAGCCGTTGACGTAGCCGATCTTCAGGGTGGGTTTGTCAGCGGCCAGGGCGCTGCCCATGCCGATGGCCAGGGCGGCAGCGCCGAGGCAGAGGTGCTTAAGTACGCGCATGTTGTTGTGCTCCATCAGTGAGTGGCAGTTGCAAAATCGTTGACTGGCTCGTTCTCATTGCGGGCCTTGCGAATCCGTGTTGCGCAGCAGATAGCGGTTTCGCGGGCAAAGTCTCCCCGTCACGGCCAGAAATCAGCCGCTAGTGGTTTGCGAGGAGATTTTCAGGCTCGAACCCTGAGGTTCGAGCCCGAATCGGGTCGTGGCCTGTTACAGCCCGACGTGTTTCTTCACGGCGGCAACGCCGTCCTGACCGTCAAAGGTGGTCACGCCGTTCAGCCACTGGTCGAGGATCGCCGGGTTGGCCTTGATCCACTCCTTGGCGACGGTCTGCGGGTTTTCCTTCTCCAGCACCTTTTCCATCAGTTGGCTTTCGATATCGACGGTGAACTGCAGGTTGTTCAGCAGTTTGCCGACGTTCTCGCAGCGTGCTTCGTAATCCGGAGGTACCACGGTGTAGACCTTGGCTGCGCCGTAGTCGGGGCCGAACACGTCGTCACCGCCGGACAGGTAGGTGATGTCGTGCTGAGTGTTCATCGGGTGCGGCGCCCAGCCGAGGAAGACCACCGGCTCTTTCTTCTTGATGGCGCGCGATACCTGCACCAGCATCCCGGCTTCGCTGGACTCGACCATGCGGAAGTCGCCGAGGTCGAACTGGTTGTTCTTGATCATGCCGTCGATCAGCAGGTTGCCGTCGTTACCCGGCTCGATGCCGTAGATCTTGCCGCCCAGTTGATCCTTGAACTTGGCGATGTCCTGGAAGCTCTTCAGGCCAGCCTCGGCTGCGTAGGTCGGCACGGCGAGGGTGTACTTGGCGCCTTCGAGGTTGGCCTTGGGCAGCACCTTGACGCCGTCATCCTTGAGGAAGGGCTCGATCACCGAGTCCATCGACGGCGCCCAGTAGCCGAGGAAGACATCGACCTGGCCGCTCTTCACGCCGGTGAAGGCGATAGGCACCGAGGCCATGATCTTGCGTGGCTGATAGCCCAGGCCTTCGGCCAGGGTCATGGCCACACCGGTAGTGGCGGCGATGTCGGCCCAGCCAATTTCGGCAAAGCGTACCTGCTTGCAGCTGGCAGGTTCAGCGGCCATGGCGCCCTGCATCAGTGCGCAGGACAACAGGCCAATGACGGCGGTGGTCTTGATCGTTTTCATCTGCGGTTCCCTGTGAAGTGAAAAAAACGTATTAGCTGGACTGGCGCTGCAGTTTGCCACTGAACCAGGCGAATAGGCCGCGTTTGGCGGTCTGCGGCGTGCCGAAGCTTTCGGTGATGCGGTCGAGGATGATTGCCAGCAGCACCACGGCCATGCCGCTCTCGAAGCCTAGACCGATGTCCAGTCGCTGGATACTTGCCAATACATCGTTACCCAGGCCACCGGCGCCGACCATCGAGGCGATGATCACCATCGACAGGGCCATCATGATGGTCTGGTTGACCCCGGCCATGATCGACGGCATGGCATTGGGCAGTTGCACCTTGAACAGCAACTGGCGGCTGGTGCAGCCGAAGGATTGACCGGCCTCGACGATTTCCTTGTTCACCTGGCGGATACCCAGGCTGGTCAGGCGCACGGCTGGCGGCATGGCGAAGATCACCGTGGCGATGATGCCTGGTACGCGACCAAGGCCGAAGAGCATGGCAGCCGGGATCAGGTAGACGAACGCCGGCATGGTCTGCATGAAGTCGAGAATCGGCCGGATGATGGTCGCCACGCGCTCGCTCTTGGCAGCCCAGATGCCTAGTGGGATCCCCAGCAGCAGGCTAATCAGGGTGGCAGAGAAGGT
The genomic region above belongs to Pseudomonas sediminis and contains:
- the betB gene encoding betaine-aldehyde dehydrogenase, which produces MPRFSEQQLYIGGQYVAASSGETFDSINPATGEVLAKVQRASQADVDRAVASATEGQKVWAAMTAMQRSRILRKAVDILRERNDELAELETLDTGKPLSETRYVDIVTGADVLEYYAGLIPAIEGEQIPLRETSFVYTRREPLGVVAGIGAWNYPIQIALWKSAPALAAGNAMIFKPSEVTSLTALKLAEIYTAAGLPDGVFNVLTGSGREVGQWLTEHPGIEKISFTGGTVTGKKVMASASSSSLKEVTMELGGKSPLIVFEDADLDRAADIAVMANFYSSGQVCTNGTRVFVPRMLQARFEAKVLERVKRIRLGDPLGDTTNFGPLVSYAHMESVLGYIEQGRKEGARLLIGGSRVTDGDYAKGAYVAPTVFTDCRDDMSIVREEIFGPVMSILIYDSEEEVIRRANDTDYGLAAGVVTRDLNRAHRVIHKLEAGICWINTWGESPAEMPVGGYKQSGVGRENGLVTLGHYTRIKSVQLEMGDYASVF
- the betI gene encoding transcriptional regulator BetI encodes the protein MPKVGMQPIRRSQLIAATLEAVDQVGMADASIAYIARLAGVSNGIISHYFNDKNGLLEATMRHLMQALSNAVGERRRALREDSPRAHLKAMIDGNFDDSQVSGPAMKTWLAFWASSMHQPALRRLQRVNDHRLYSNLCGQFHRALPQDQARFAARGLASLIDGLWLRGALSGEAFDTEQARRIAYDYLDLQLAKAL
- a CDS encoding glycine betaine ABC transporter substrate-binding protein; translation: MRVLKHLCLGAAALAIGMGSALAADKPTLKIGYVNGWDDSVAVTHVAGEILQSKLGYSVELKPVEPAIMWQGVARGDLDATLSAWLPATHGEYYDKLKDKVEILGTNYSGAKIGLIVPDYVQAKTIEDLEKYAKDFDGKITGIDAGAGVMRRTEDAIKEYNLASIKLMPSSGPAMATALTRAEKAQKPIVVTGWIPHWMFAKWKLRFLEDPKKVFGDDERVDTVANPELKGKAADAAAFLSKISWSGEEVGAVMLAIREGAKPDQAAKDWIAQNPDRVAEWLK
- a CDS encoding choline ABC transporter substrate-binding protein, with the translated sequence MKTIKTTAVIGLLSCALMQGAMAAEPASCKQVRFAEIGWADIAATTGVAMTLAEGLGYQPRKIMASVPIAFTGVKSGQVDVFLGYWAPSMDSVIEPFLKDDGVKVLPKANLEGAKYTLAVPTYAAEAGLKSFQDIAKFKDQLGGKIYGIEPGNDGNLLIDGMIKNNQFDLGDFRMVESSEAGMLVQVSRAIKKKEPVVFLGWAPHPMNTQHDITYLSGGDDVFGPDYGAAKVYTVVPPDYEARCENVGKLLNNLQFTVDIESQLMEKVLEKENPQTVAKEWIKANPAILDQWLNGVTTFDGQDGVAAVKKHVGL
- a CDS encoding ABC transporter permease; this translates as MSDKKLDLGSWVNDVVQHLLDNYSGAFDSIGSVVAGFSEAIEKVLMLPPAWLLIAIFVALGLWRIGARFAIFTAVAFILIVMTGFWDQTVVTLGLTFSATLISLLLGIPLGIWAAKSERVATIIRPILDFMQTMPAFVYLIPAAMLFGLGRVPGIIATVIFAMPPAVRLTSLGIRQVNKEIVEAGQSFGCTSRQLLFKVQLPNAMPSIMAGVNQTIMMALSMVIIASMVGAGGLGNDVLASIQRLDIGLGFESGMAVVLLAIILDRITESFGTPQTAKRGLFAWFSGKLQRQSS